One window of uncultured Trichococcus sp. genomic DNA carries:
- a CDS encoding efflux RND transporter periplasmic adaptor subunit, which produces MKRDKLKEEHDIKKGFKMNPLSKKKRIIFSAVWGVIAILAISTAFFFKQKQQQEPAVASYDAVTIKKADDLIFNGSVSAQNVEEFYFDQTKGQVSDILVSNNQEISADTVVLVYQNETLQDQITEQQQTLDKLTLAVNNAQENLDNTYAKKQNIQNSLNEALSKFNNADADSMEGQAIRQEEQAKMDQYKEAISSQEEVISQAQQALDSANLDLSTSTQNIELAKNKITTNVVATTDGTAIVEPKGKTNASVPVIKILGKDTIIKALVSEYDYRYLATDQAVEIQLLNSNKKIAGTITEVSILPESTATEGTATAQSNVANYSFKVKPSENLQYGYSCQIYVPVNELRIPEKAILNEEDKQYVFVYSKGTVKKQPILSENRDGVFVVTEGLKEKDRIISNPSQDLKDGQEVMVN; this is translated from the coding sequence ATGAAGAGAGACAAGCTAAAGGAAGAGCACGACATTAAAAAAGGCTTTAAAATGAATCCACTATCCAAAAAGAAGCGCATAATCTTTAGTGCCGTATGGGGAGTGATCGCCATTTTAGCGATCAGTACGGCATTTTTTTTCAAACAAAAACAGCAGCAGGAACCTGCAGTGGCTTCCTATGACGCGGTAACGATAAAAAAAGCCGATGATTTAATTTTTAACGGATCCGTCTCGGCTCAAAATGTTGAGGAATTCTATTTTGATCAGACAAAGGGTCAGGTTTCCGATATTTTAGTATCCAATAATCAAGAAATCAGTGCAGACACGGTAGTCTTGGTCTATCAAAACGAAACCCTACAAGATCAAATAACGGAACAGCAACAAACGCTCGACAAACTAACTTTAGCGGTGAACAATGCACAAGAAAATCTAGACAACACGTATGCAAAAAAACAAAATATTCAAAATAGTTTGAATGAAGCATTAAGTAAATTCAATAATGCAGATGCCGATTCAATGGAAGGGCAAGCCATTCGCCAAGAAGAACAAGCTAAAATGGATCAGTATAAAGAAGCTATCTCTTCTCAGGAAGAAGTCATCTCACAAGCGCAGCAAGCACTAGATTCCGCAAACTTAGATTTATCCACTTCCACTCAAAATATCGAACTTGCCAAGAATAAAATTACAACAAATGTAGTAGCAACAACTGACGGAACCGCCATTGTGGAACCGAAAGGGAAAACAAATGCGAGTGTTCCCGTTATTAAGATTTTAGGTAAGGACACAATCATAAAAGCGTTAGTTTCAGAATATGATTACAGATACTTAGCAACAGATCAAGCTGTGGAAATCCAATTGCTGAACAGTAATAAAAAAATTGCAGGTACGATTACAGAAGTCAGTATATTGCCGGAGTCTACGGCTACTGAGGGGACTGCGACGGCACAATCTAATGTGGCAAATTATTCCTTCAAAGTAAAACCATCAGAAAATTTACAATATGGGTATAGTTGCCAAATTTATGTACCCGTTAATGAACTGCGTATACCCGAAAAGGCAATCCTGAACGAAGAGGATAAGCAGTATGTTTTTGTCTATTCCAAAGGAACTGTCAAAAAACAGCCAATCCTGTCAGAAAATAGAGACGGTGTTTTTGTTGTCACAGAGGGATTAAAAGAAAAAGATCGAATTATTTCCAATCCGTCCCAAGATTTAAAAGACGGCCAAGAAGTGATGGTGAATTAG